Genomic window (Candidatus Chlorobium masyuteum):
TAATGGAAGAAAATAACATCGGGACCGCGGCAGTACAATATGTTTCGCGCGGCAACAAGGCTACCCGTACCGGGTTCGGAGATGCTCTCCTGCAGGCCGGCAGGGAAAACAGTGATGTCGTGGCACTTTGCGCTGATCTTACCGGATCACTGAACATGAATTTGTTTCGTGATGCATTTCCCGATCGTTTTATCCAGACAGGTATAGCCGAAGCCAACATGGTTTCCATGGCAGCAGGACTCGCTACAACCGGAAAAATTCCGGTCGCGGCCAGTTTTGCCGTCTTTGCCACCGGACGGGTCTACGATCAGATCCGCCAGTCGCTCTGTTACTCAAATCTCAATGTCAAGATCTGTGCATCCCATGCCGGGCTCACCCTCGGTGAGGATGGTGCCACCCACCAGATCCTTGAAGATATCGGTCTTATGCGCGGTCTTCCGAGAATGACCGTGGTTGTTCCCTGTGATTACAGTGAAACCGTCAGGGCGACCCATGCCATCATCAAGCATGAGGGTCCGGTTTATCTGCGCTTCGGAAGGCCGAATGTTCCTGATTTTTCGCTTGACGAGGATGGTTTTGAAATCGGCAAGTCCATTGAACTTCACCCCGGCAAGGATGTTACCGTTATTGCCTGCGGCATCATGGTATGGAAAGCGCTCGAAGCGGCACTGATTCTTGAAAAGGAGGGGGTTGGCGTCAGGGTTATCAACATGCATACCATCAAACCGATTGACACGCTTGCCATTGTTCGTGCAGCCAACGATACCGGAGCAATTGTTACGGCTGAAGAGCATCAGATCTATAACGGTCTTGGTGATGCCGTAGCCAATGTCTGCGCCCGCAATATACCGGTACCGATTGAGATGGTTGGTGTGGAGGATCAGTTCGGTGAATCGGGAAAAGCCGATGAACTTCTTGAAAAATACAAGCTTACGACTGCTGATATTCTTGAAAAAATCTATCTGGCATTGCGCAGAAAGTGCTGATTTCCCTGGGCTCAGGAGGAGCGTGATATTGGTAGCCCCCGACACAGAGATGCGGGGGGTGGAGAAAAATGTAATCTCCACCTGGCGGTGAGAGACCGCCCGCAATGAAATTTCTATAACGCACAGGAGAAAAAGAAGATGGCAATGCCGAATTTTGGCGACATGATGAAGCAGATCCAGCAGGCTGGTGAAAAGATGCAGGATGTGCAGAAGCAGCTTGAAAAGATTGTTGCCCATGGCGAGGCAGGTGGAGGCATGGTCAGGGTCTCGGTGAGCGGCAAACAGAAACTGCTCTCACTGACTATTGATCCTGACATTATGGATGATGCCGAGATGGTTCAGGATCTGGTGCTCGCCGCCGTGAACAGCGGGCTTGACGAATCCGCAAGGCTGGCCCAGGAGGAGATCAGCAGGGCGACCGGGGGGATGATCAATCCGGCCGACCTCCTGAAAAACATGAATCTCGGTAAATAACACCGCATGCGCTACACTTCGGCGGCTATAGAAGCCCTGATTGAAGAGTTTGCCAAATTGCCGGGTGTCGGACGCAAAACCGCCCAGCGTCTTGCCATGTATGTTCTGCATGAGCCGAGAGCCGGGGCGGAAAAACTTGCATCCGCACTGCTTGATGTAAAAGACAAGGTTATCCGCTGTTCAGTCTGCCAGAATGTTACCGACAAGGAGAGTGATCCCTGTGCTGTATGCAGCAGCAGGGCACGCGACCGTTCGGTTATCTGCGTTGTTGAATCTCCGGTTGATATGCTCGCCTTTGAAAAAACGGGATTCTATAAAGGGCTCTATCATGTGCTGCATGGAGTCATTTCACCGCTTGACGGTATAGGGCCGGATGATATCAAGGTTCGCGAGCTGCTTGTCCGGTTTTCGGGTCAGGAGAGCGGAGAGGTCAAAGAGGTTGTTCTGGCTCTGAATCCTACCATTGAAGGGGAAACAACATCACTCTATCTCAGCAAACTGCTCAAACCGCTCGGCGTGCAGGTGACCAAAATTGCACGGGGGATACCGGTCGGCGCAGAGCTTGAGTTTGTTGATGAAGCGACGCTTTCACGGGCAATGGAAGGGCGATCGGCTATGTAGTATTTCAAAGGGTCCCTCTGTCAACTGTTTTGAGAAGCCCGCAGAGAGACCGGACTCCCGACGGGCAGGGGACCAACGCAGTATTCAGGTTTTGAAAAAAGAGAGAGAGACGCCAAAATTTCGTATCAATTGGTGAATACATGAGTTCAGAAAAAAAGTCGGTACTGATTCTTGGCGGGGGCCTTGCCGGTCTTACTGCCGCCAAGCGGTTGACAGACAGAGGGTTTCAGGTCAGGGTTCTTGAAAAAAGGGGTATTTTCGGCGGCAAGGTATCAGCCTGGAAAGATGAGGAGGGAGACTGGATTGAATCAGGCACCCACTGTTTTTTTGGCGCCTATGATGTGCTCTACGACCTCCTTAAAGAGTTAAAAACCAATCACGCAGTCCTTTGGAAGGAGCATCAGCTCACCTATACGCTCAATGGTGGCGAGCGTTTCACCTTCAATACCTGGGACCTTCCGAGCCCGCTGCATCTGCTGCCTGCCATTGTGAAGAACGGCTACTTTTCATTCTCCGAGATGGCCGCTTTTTCCAGATCGCTCATTCCGCTTGCCCTGCAGCGTGACAAATATGCGCCGACGCAGGATCACCTGACCTTTGCCGAGTGGGCAACCGCGAAGAAATTCGGCAACCGTCTCATGGAAAAGATGTTCCGCCCGATGGCGCTTGCCCTGAAATTCATTCCTCCCGAAGAGATATCAGCCAAGATCATCCTTGATGTTACCGAAACCTTCTACCGCCTGCCGGACGCTTCCCGAATGGGATTTCTGAAAGGCTCACCGCAGGAGTATCTCCATCAGCCGCTTATGGACTACTCGGCGTCAAGAGGGGCGGTGTTCAAGCCGAACACTGCCGTAGAGGAGCTGCTCTATGAGGGAGGGGAGATCAAGGGTGTTCAGCTTAAAAACGGTGAAATCCTTACGGCAGACTACTATCTTTGTGCCCTGCCGATCCATAACCTCCTGAAGGTGCTGCCCGACAGCCTGAAAAAAACGGAGCGCTTTTTCGGCGGTCTCGGTAATCTTGCAGGGGTGCCGGTGATCTCTGTCCAGATCTGGTATGATCGGGAAATTACCCCTGTCGATAATGTCCTTTTTTCACCCGACGGCGTTATTCCGGTTTACGCAAACCTTGCGCAAACAACTCCCGACTACCGAACCCTGAGAGGCAAGCCCTTCAGCGGCAAAACCCGGTTCGAATTCTGTGTTGCTCCGGCAAAAAACATGATGGGGATGACCAAAGAGGAGATTATCCGCCAGGTCGATCTCTCGGTGCGAAACTGCTATCCTGAAACGTCAAGAGGGGCGACCATTCTGAAGTCCACTGTAGTGAAGATTCCGCAATCGGTCTATGCGCCGACGCCGAACATGGAGCAGTTCCGTCCGACCCAGCAAACCCCGATCCGCAACCTCTTTCTTGCCGGCGGATTTTCGCAACAGCTCTATTACGACTCGATGGGTGGGGCAGTCATGAGCGCCAACCTTGCCTCCGAAGGCATTATCAGCGCAGCTGGCTTGACGAAGGAGTAAAGAGAAGTTTTGGGGCGTTTTTCATAGAACCGCCCCCGGTGATGTTTTCAATCAATCGTATTTGAGCAGTCAGAGATCTCTTTGTTCAATCCATCCTGAATTGATTCACGCATCCCTGGAATGGGGGCAAGATGCAGGGTTTCCGAAACAGCATTCCAGTCGCTCTCCGACAGGAGAACCGCATTGCCCAGTTTTCCTTTGATGATGACCGGCTTATGCAAAGTTACGGCATCATCAACAAGTTTATAAAGCTTTGCCCGGGCGCTTGTTACGGATAGTGTGGTCATAATTTTGTCTCCCTTACTGGTAACGTAAGAAAATCAGTCGTTATCCAGCAATTTGCATCATCTCTGTTTTAAATTTAGCTTTATTTTTAAACGGAAAATGGTATCTTCAGAATCCTGATCCGAATCAGGCCCTTGTAGCTCAGTGGATAGAGTAGTAGTTTCCGAAACTATTGGTCGGCAGTTCGAATCTGCCCAAGGGCACAGGGATTTAAGCTCCAGAGGAGCGACAATATTGGTAGACCCCGACGCAGTCGGTGGGGACGGAAGGAAAAAACGCGAAACAATTCAATCGCGGTAAAATTACATATTTCGGGGTGTGGCTCAGTTGGTAGAGTGCTGCGTTCGGGACGCAGAGGTCGTGGGTTCGAATCCCGCCACCCCGACACCAGAGGCGATTACGGAGAGATCTGTAATCGCCTTTTTTCGTCCTCTGTTTTTTTTATGGTTTGAGTATCAGCGCTGTCTTCGCTTCAGACACCAAACACTCCGTTTTTCAGCTCTCCTGTAGAGGCCGGTCCGGCTCTTCGGCAGTTGCCTCCCGGTTTTTTCCGCCCCCGATCATCTCTACGGATATACCTTGAGTCGTTCAAACCGTACATCATACCGTTTTTGTTTTACCTGAACAGCAGGGAAAAGTACGCTGTATTTGCTTTATTGATTCAGCGTTACTATCTTTTTTGGTAGTCGCATTGAGTACTGAACCGTCGAGTATCTACCTCTTTGCGTAATCGGGTGTGGAGTTGTTTTCTGTCAAATTCAGGATCAAATCAGAAAGGAGGAGTTCCATGTCAAATGCCATCCTGCTTAACTGGCTCAATTTTTCAAATGCAATCTCAGCAATGCCGAAGAACGAGCAACCTGTAAGTTCCGAGCAATTGAAAAATATATTCAGTGACTTATTGTTATGGTATCAGGAGTTTACAGATATTCCTTCCGAAGTTCTTGAGACGGCAGCAACAATGCATGAGCAGTCGATTGAAGCGTCTGCATTGATAAAAAAGAAGGGGGGTTTGCACAGTTCGGTTCATGGTGCGGTTGAATTTCTCAGGGCCTATCAGCAACCTGCGGAAATTGTAAATATGTCGCGGTATGGGGCTGAAAAACAGGAAAATAGTGACCTTTCTTTGATGATTACAAAGTTGTCCTCGTTTCATACTCAACAAATGCAGTCGCTCTCCTGGCTCATTGACTGGCTTGAAAAGGTTGATCCTCTCTTTCCGGCTTATACGTACAGAAATAAACTGGCATGCTGTTTTTCATCAGTAGAGCATAAGTTTTGTTTTGATAATGCCAGAAAATGCATTTTTGAACCCTCGTTATCATGGATACATGTTCCGGGCGCAACGCTTTCCGGGAGCTCGTCGAAAGGTGATTGCTGTCTTGGAACAACGCTCTCTTCCTGTTCTGGAGGAACGCTCAGTTGCGACTGTGTTGCAGGCAATACAGGATGTGATTGCAAAGCACCAAATCAGCTGTGCGGCCAGAATGACAAATCTGTTTCAGTTTATGCGGCAAGTTTCAGTGATGTGAACTGCAAGAAGCTTCAACATGACCTTGCTGAAACCGGACAAATCATGCCACCCTGTCTTGCTCTTGACCCTGTTCGAGAGAGTGGCTGTATGCTTGAGCACTCTGAGATGTATTTCAAGGGCTCTTCATGCACAACCCTCAATTCACGAAAGGGACGCTTTATGGTTTCTGCTTCTGTTGTACCGTTTAATCTCGGGAGGCTTGTCATGCAGACAAAAGAGTGTCAGCAGACTGGTTTCTGCCCGCCGGTCAGTTCCGGCTGTTCCGGGCTTTGCTGATACTATGCTCTATCCATCTCCATATAACATCATTGTGCCTGACGGTGATGAGATACTGCTGTTTAACACTCATACACTGAGTTTTGGACGGTTGCACTCCTCAAGGTATGTTGATGCAATAAAACTTGTAGAGTCGCTCAACAACGGCAAAACGCTCTCTGTTTTCGATGATGAGCTGAAGCATGTCGCATTTGAAATGCGTCAGAAGGGTTTTTTTGTATCTGATCTTGATGAAGCAAAAAAAGAGCTGACAGAAAGGTTCACTCGACGAAAAAACAGGAGTCAACATCTTGGTCTGACCATTGCACCTTCGGTTAACTGTAACTTTTCCTGCCCTTATTGCTACGAGTATTCGGAATGCACCACAATGTCTGGAGAAATTCAGCGGAATGTTGCAGCATATATAAAAAAAGAGCTGAGTTCGGCATGCTACAAAAGCATGCATGTAACATGGTATGGGGGAGAACCGTTATTGCCTGATTGTTTTGAAGCGATTGAGTATCTCTCGGAGCAGATAATCTCCGCATGCAAGAAATACGACATTTCATATACGTCAAACATCATAACCAACGGCTATTTGCTTGATCGTGAAAAAGCCAAACATCTGGTTGAGTGGAAGGTCGCTCTTGCGCAGGTGACCCTTGACGGTCCAAAGTCGTTCCATGACAGGAGCAGAATTCATAAAAACGGTAAAGGGACTTTTGATCGTATTATCGGGAATATCAAAGCGAGTAGCGATCTTCTCCGATTCAGCATTCGCATGAATGTCAATGAAGAGAATGCTGCATCCATAATGGAACTCAAAAAAATCCTGCATGAAGAAAAACTGCTCGACAATAAAGGTCGTGTGGCATTTTATGTTTCACCAGTTCGTTCGTATACCTCTTCATGTCAGAGTAGAGACTGCCTGAGCAATTCGTCTTTTTACAAATTGCAGCTTGAATTGCTGAAAAACGGCATAAATAGCGACGGCTTCCATGTTGTTGAAGAGTATCCGACGCTTAAGGAGAGTGTCTGTACCGCCATAGCTTCAGATTCCTATGTAATTGGTGCTTCGGGGGAGCTTTACAAGTGCTGGCTTGATCTTGGGCGTCATGAACTTTCTGTCGGGCAGATAGGCAGGGAAGGGATCGAGTTCAACGAAAGGATAGAAAAGTGGGATGATTTCATGCCTTTTGACGAAGGGACTGAATGTCTCTCTTGTTCGATGTTACCTGTCTGCATGGGTGGATGTCCGGAGCTTAATATGCGCAGTCGGAATCAGCAAGAGAATCAGGCATGTTGCAATTGGAAATATTTTCTGAGTGAACATTTGCGCTTTATAGCTAACGCACAAAACCTGCCTGATGATTCCCTGTCAGGTTTTACCAACAAGAGGTAATGTGCTCGTATCGGCAGCACGCTCCATGCCTATTTCAGCGCTGTTTTCGCTTCAGGCACCGAATGCCCCGTTTTTCAGCTCTCCAGTAGACACAATCCTGCTTGCAGGAGGGGCATATCTCCTGATATTTCCCTGAAACCATTGAGATGATGAGGGGATGGCCGGATTGATGGCCTGAGCTTTATCAGTAAGTGACTCCTCCGGAGCATCAAAAAAACGCACTGCCTTTGCGATGCTTTCAAGAATCCTCCCTGAGCTGTAATCCTCTATAGTGCCCATAATTGTTTTGTTGTCAAGAATGATAAACAATCCGGATTACTATTTGAAAAGATAGTTGCTATAATGCATGGAAATGCATAATATAACACCGTATGAATACGTTTATGAGACAGATTGTTCGATGGATCTGTGGGGCTTTTCAGAAAGAAACAGTAGTCGGTATTTGAAACCATTAACGAGGGGAGGTTACATCATGGGCTCAATCAGAATGCATTTAAAATTCGACCCCAGTGTTGTCATGTATCTGGTGATTATTGACAAACTGCTGGCAAAACGGGCTGATCTTCTCAAGGTGAGGCCTTCAGAGAAATTTTTCGACATGATCAGAGAGCAGGTTGTGGCACATGTGGCCGAAGGTGCTGAACCGCCAAAGGAGATCGCTTCTGCGATCATGAACATCGCCGATGACATCATTTCACATCGTGATGTGACCCTGAAGGCAGGTGACTACATCGCGCTGATGAGCTACGCAAAGGCGAATAAACTCCTCTGATCTTCTCCTGTTTTTCCGGGATGAGCTAAACACTCGTCCCGGAATGATGTTTGATTTTACGATTTCAAAAAAAAGGAGACCCCCCCATGCCTTTCGAAGGATTTCCAATCGTTATCGGCCTCGAACTTACCCTTGCCTGCAATCTCAGATGCCGGCACTGTGCTTCTGCTGCAACGACAAGGTCCCGTTCAAATGAACTCTCTCTGGAAGAACTGCTCTCTATTTGCGACCAGTTTCCGGATCTCTTTGTTCAGGAAGTCGATATCACCGGCGGAGAACCGCTGCTCCGGCCGGAATGGTTTGCTGTTACTACGCACCTTAACAAGCTCGGCATCCCGGTACGGATGGTTACAAATGGCTCGCTTCTGAAAGAAAATGTTCCTCAACTTAAAGAGAGTGGTATTGCAACGGTCGGTATCAGCCTTGACGGTCTTGAAGCGACGCACGATCGAATAAGGGAAAGGCCGGGACTCTTCAGAACTATTGTCGGCGGCATAGAGTCAGCTCTCAAGGCGGGTATTCCCATAGCGGTTATCACGGCGGTTAACGACATTAATATTGAGGAACTTCAGGCGCTCGAAACATTTATCTGCAATCTCGGTATTGAACACTGGCAGGTACAGCCAACCTTTTCTCTCGGGCGCGCAAAAGAGGGTGAACTTACCCTCTCCAATGAAACATTTCTTGAACTTGGAAGCTTCATCCAGTGTCGCCAGGAGCCATGTTCTTCATCAATGATCAATCTTGTACCTGCAGACGGTGTCGGCTACTTCTCTTCACTTGACTCAAGAACAAGAGCCTGGAGTGGCTGCGCTGCTGGCATCTCCTCCTGCGGCATCACCAGTAACGGGTTGATCAAAGGCTGTCTTTCCATGCCTGACCGTTATGTAGAGGGAAGCCTGCGTGAGCGTGAACTCTGGGATATCTGGTTTGATGAAAACTCCTTTTCCTCTACAAGGAGATTTTCAACTGCCGATCTTGGAGATAACTGTACTGCTTGTGAACATGGCGAAGCATGCAAGGGTGGCTGTTCAGTCATGTCTATTGCCGCAACAGGCAAGTATCACAATAACCCGTACTGTTTTCACCGTTTGCTGAAAGAACAACCTGCGATAGTCGGTTGAACATCCATTCATTCAGTTGCCGAGGGTGTACCAGAGCAGAAAGAGTGATGAGACGGTCATCATAATAAAGGTTGCAATACCGAAGAAATTCGACCAGAATTTATTGGTGTACCTGCCCATTATTTTTTTGCTGTTGCAGATGTGCAGGATGAGTGCAATCAGTACAGGCGCAGTAATTCCGTAGAGTACGGCAGTATAGATGAGCGCCTGAATCGGGCTGATGCCGATGAAGTGGATCAAGAGACCGACAACGAGCGATATGGCCATGGTGAGGTAGAATCCCGGAGCCTCATAGTATTTTTTGTCAAGTCCCTCCTTCCATCCGAAGGTTTCCGCCATCATATAACTCAAGGCTCCGCCAAGTACCGGAATGGCAAGAAATCCGGTACCGATAACGCCCAGGGCAAAGAGAAGATAGGCCTGGTCTCCGGCCAGGGGGCGCAGCGCACGGGCAGCCTCCTCCACGGTGTTGATATTATGGATCCCGGCATTGAAGAGTACGGTGCCTGCAGCAAGAATGATAAAGTAAAAGACCACATTGGTAAAGAGCATTCCCCCCTTGACATCAGCCTCCATCTCCTCGATAATTTTTTTGTCAACCATAAGCTTTTTTTCGTGCCGTTCTTCAACCTCCATGGATGCCTGCCAGAAAAAGAGATAGGGAGAGATTGTCGTGCCGAGAATGCCGACCAGCATGAGAAAATAGGCCTTGTCAGGAGTGAAAGAGGGGAGGAATGTATCCCTCAGGACATGAGGCCAGTCAACACCGATAAGAAAGGGGATGAGAATATAGCTGACAAGGCTGATACAGAGCCATTTGAGAATGACCGCTATTTTATGGTAAGACCAGAATATGACACTATAGAGAATAAGGGCGGTAAAGAGAATCGAGAATGAAAATGCGGGTATGACCGGAAAGAGCAGGTTGCCGACGGCTCCCATTCCGGCAATATCGGCGCCGATATTGAGCGTTATGGAGGGGAAACTGATAATCAGGATGAGATAGAGCAGATATTTCGGATAGTATTTCTTGATGATGCCGATAAGCCCGTGATTGGTTACGAGCCCTATTCGGGCGCACATCTCCTGCACAGAGACCATAAGGGGATAGGTAACAATGGCGCTCCAGAGCAGTTGGGAGCCGAAGGCTGCACCGGCCTGCGTATAGGTGGCGATCCCTGAGGGGTCATCGTCACTCGCTCCGGTGATCAGACCGGGCCCGAAGATCCCCCAGAATCGCTTCAGGAGAGAGGGCTTTTTGTGGGCAGTGGTCATGGTTTATGTATAAAATCAGACACGGGTATCCGGCATAATGTTTTACCTCTTCTTCGCACTATCTTATAAAGTACGGAACGGCAGAATAAGTTCTCTTTGAGAGTTAAGGATTGCTAACCCGCAGCCATCATGAACAGCAGCATACCGCATGAGGAATTTGTCGGCCTTTCTGATGCAGAAGCCGCCGCCAGACTTGCCTCTGATGGATACAATGAGCTGCCTTCCTCCGGCCGTCGTAACCTCTTCATCCTTGCATTCGGCGTAGTGAGGGAGCCGATGTTTCTTCTTCTTGTTGCCTGCGGAGCGGTCTATCTGGTTCTTGGTGATCTTTATGAAGCATTGATGCTACTCGGCTTTGTGTTTTTCGTGATGGCTCTTACACTCTATCAGGAGCGGAAAACAGAGCATGCACTCGAAGCATTAAAAGATCTCTCCAGTCCGAGAGCCTCTGTTATCAGGGATAGAGCACAGCGCCGTATTGCCGGACGTGAAGTGGTAAAAGGTGATCTGCTTGTTGTCGGTGAGGGGGATCGTGTTCCGGCAGACGGTCAACTGCTCTCCGAGCTTAATCTTATGGTTGATGAATCGCTTTTGACCGGAGAGTCGGTTCCTGTCAGGAAGAGTGCCGAAGAGAGAGCGGCAGTTGATGTTCGTCCCGGTGGTGATGACCTTCCGTTTCTCTATTCGGGAACACTTGTGGTTCAGGGGCAGGGGATTGCCAGAGTAACAGCTACCGGCACCGGTACTGAACTCGGAAAGATAGGCAAGGTGATTCAGGGTGTAGAGCCGGAAGAGACCCGGCTTGAGGCGGAGACCGGCAGATGGGTGCATAATCTGGCCATTGTTGGAATTTCTCTTTGCGTTGTTGTGATCCTTTTCTACTCCTTCATACACAGGGGGGAATGGCTTGAAGGCGTGCTTGCGGGAATTACCCTCGCCATGGCTACTCTTCCTGAAGAGCTGCCGGTTGTGCTGACCATATTTCTTGCCATGGGCGCATGGCGGATCTCCAAAAAACAGGTGCTTACCCGTCGAATGCCGGCAATAGAGACGCTCGGGTCAGCTACAGTGCTCTGTGTAGACAAGACCGGCACGCTGACCATGAACCGGATGACGGTCGATACCCTCATTGCCGGAGAGAAGCGTGTTGATATCAGATCATTAGCGGAACAAGAGATGCCCGAAGATTTCCACGAACTGGTTGAGTTCACTATCCTGGCAAGTCAGCTCGATCCTTTTGATCCGATGGAAAAGGCCATCAGGCTCGTCGGAGATGCGTATCTAAAGGAGCGAGAACACCTGCACGGCGACTGGAATCTTGTGCATGAGTATCCGCTGTCCAAAGAGCTGCTCTCGATTTCCCGTGTCTGGAACTCGGAAAGAAGTGAGAACTATATCATTGCAGCCAAAGGCGCTCCCGAAGCGGTTATGGATCTCTGTCACCTTGATGCGTCAGCAATACAGCAAATCTCTCTTCGCATCAATGAGCTTGCAAATAGCGGGTTGCGGGTGCTTGGAGTAGCACGGGCATATTTTGTGCATTCCGAACTGCCAGAAAAACAGCATGACTTCGTCTTTGAATTTCTCGGCCTTATCGGGCTTGCGGATCCGGTCAGGCCGACAGTCGCTGCGGCCATTGCGGAGTGTTATACCGCCGGTATCCGTGTGGTGATGATTACCGGCGATTACCCTGGAACGGCCACTACTATTGCCCGACAGATCGGACTGAAAGAGCCGGAAATGGTTTTGACCGGCAGTGAACTGGAAGGGATGGCGGAAACGGAGCTGCATGAACGGATGGGTTCGGTGAATATCTTTGCAAGGGTTGTTCCTGAACAGAAGTTGCGACTGGTTAAAGCTCTCCAGATGCATGGTGAGATTGTGGCCATGACCGGAGACGGGGTCAACGATGCTCCGGCATTGAAAGCGGCCAATATCGGTATTGCCATGGGTGGACGGGGGAGTGATGTGGCAAGGGAGTCAGCATCGATGGTACTGCTTGACGATGATTTCTCATCTATAGTAGCGGCGATAAGGCTTGGTCGCCGGATATTTGACAATATCCGAAAGGCAATCGCCTATATTTTTGCCATTCATGTGCCTATTGCCGGGATGTTGCTTCTTCCCGTGCTTTTTCAGTGGCCACTCCTTTTTTTACCGGCCCACATTGCTTTTCTCGAGCTTATCATTGATCCGGCCTGTTCAATTGTTTTTGAGGGAGAGCAGGAGGAGCAGGATGTTATGACTCGCACACCAAGGAGAGCAGATGAGCCTTTATTCAACCGAAGGATGATCGCTGCCGGTGTCATGCAGGGTTTTGTGGTGCTGCTTGTAGTCATGGGCATTTTCTGGTTTTTCCGCAACAGGGGGGCGGGCATTGCAGAAGTTCGAACGCTTACCTTTACAACACTCATGATTGCCAATCTCTGTCTTATTCTGACCAACCGCTCCTGGAGCACGACCATTCGGGCATCGCTCTTTTTCCCGAATTCAGCACTGCTTCCGGTTATCGCAGGCGCAATGCTTTTTCTTGGAATTGTGCTCTATGTTCCGTTTTTTGTCACACTGTTCAGATTTTCTGCCATCCGTTTCACGGATCTGCTCATTTGTCTTGCTGCCGGATTCGGCAGTGTGCTCTGGTTTGAGCTGTTGAAATTAACCGGCGTCTTCAGATCAGGAAGGTTCTCTCGTTAATAGCCACTCCCTTACACGCTTTTTCGTTTTTTTTCGTTCAAAAATTCTCTGCACCATAATGACCACTGCAAAACAAAACTTCAACTTTCAGAAAATCGTTGCCGTTACCGGTGTTCTGCTGTTTTTGATCAAAATGGCCGCGTGGTATCTCACCAACTCAGTCGCCATTCTTACCGACGCACTTGAAAGCACGGTCAATGTTACCAGTGCCTTCATCGGATTATACAGCCTCTATGTATCAGCCAAACCAAAAGATACCAGTCATCCCTATGGACACGGCAAAGTGGAGTTTATCTCGGCTGCGATTGAAGGGACACTGATTTCGGCAGCAGGGTTACTCATTATTGTTGAGGCTGTAAAAAGCCTCGGAAATCCACGCCAGATAGGCCAGCTTGATTTTGGTATCT
Coding sequences:
- a CDS encoding transketolase family protein, whose protein sequence is MEENNIGTAAVQYVSRGNKATRTGFGDALLQAGRENSDVVALCADLTGSLNMNLFRDAFPDRFIQTGIAEANMVSMAAGLATTGKIPVAASFAVFATGRVYDQIRQSLCYSNLNVKICASHAGLTLGEDGATHQILEDIGLMRGLPRMTVVVPCDYSETVRATHAIIKHEGPVYLRFGRPNVPDFSLDEDGFEIGKSIELHPGKDVTVIACGIMVWKALEAALILEKEGVGVRVINMHTIKPIDTLAIVRAANDTGAIVTAEEHQIYNGLGDAVANVCARNIPVPIEMVGVEDQFGESGKADELLEKYKLTTADILEKIYLALRRKC
- a CDS encoding FAD-dependent oxidoreductase, which produces MSSEKKSVLILGGGLAGLTAAKRLTDRGFQVRVLEKRGIFGGKVSAWKDEEGDWIESGTHCFFGAYDVLYDLLKELKTNHAVLWKEHQLTYTLNGGERFTFNTWDLPSPLHLLPAIVKNGYFSFSEMAAFSRSLIPLALQRDKYAPTQDHLTFAEWATAKKFGNRLMEKMFRPMALALKFIPPEEISAKIILDVTETFYRLPDASRMGFLKGSPQEYLHQPLMDYSASRGAVFKPNTAVEELLYEGGEIKGVQLKNGEILTADYYLCALPIHNLLKVLPDSLKKTERFFGGLGNLAGVPVISVQIWYDREITPVDNVLFSPDGVIPVYANLAQTTPDYRTLRGKPFSGKTRFEFCVAPAKNMMGMTKEEIIRQVDLSVRNCYPETSRGATILKSTVVKIPQSVYAPTPNMEQFRPTQQTPIRNLFLAGGFSQQLYYDSMGGAVMSANLASEGIISAAGLTKE
- a CDS encoding radical SAM/SPASM domain-containing protein; this encodes MPFEGFPIVIGLELTLACNLRCRHCASAATTRSRSNELSLEELLSICDQFPDLFVQEVDITGGEPLLRPEWFAVTTHLNKLGIPVRMVTNGSLLKENVPQLKESGIATVGISLDGLEATHDRIRERPGLFRTIVGGIESALKAGIPIAVITAVNDINIEELQALETFICNLGIEHWQVQPTFSLGRAKEGELTLSNETFLELGSFIQCRQEPCSSSMINLVPADGVGYFSSLDSRTRAWSGCAAGISSCGITSNGLIKGCLSMPDRYVEGSLRERELWDIWFDENSFSSTRRFSTADLGDNCTACEHGEACKGGCSVMSIAATGKYHNNPYCFHRLLKEQPAIVG
- a CDS encoding YbaB/EbfC family nucleoid-associated protein; amino-acid sequence: MAMPNFGDMMKQIQQAGEKMQDVQKQLEKIVAHGEAGGGMVRVSVSGKQKLLSLTIDPDIMDDAEMVQDLVLAAVNSGLDESARLAQEEISRATGGMINPADLLKNMNLGK
- the recR gene encoding recombination mediator RecR — its product is MRYTSAAIEALIEEFAKLPGVGRKTAQRLAMYVLHEPRAGAEKLASALLDVKDKVIRCSVCQNVTDKESDPCAVCSSRARDRSVICVVESPVDMLAFEKTGFYKGLYHVLHGVISPLDGIGPDDIKVRELLVRFSGQESGEVKEVVLALNPTIEGETTSLYLSKLLKPLGVQVTKIARGIPVGAELEFVDEATLSRAMEGRSAM
- a CDS encoding type II toxin-antitoxin system Phd/YefM family antitoxin → MTTLSVTSARAKLYKLVDDAVTLHKPVIIKGKLGNAVLLSESDWNAVSETLHLAPIPGMRESIQDGLNKEISDCSNTID
- a CDS encoding radical SAM/SPASM domain-containing protein, producing MSCRQKSVSRLVSARRSVPAVPGFADTMLYPSPYNIIVPDGDEILLFNTHTLSFGRLHSSRYVDAIKLVESLNNGKTLSVFDDELKHVAFEMRQKGFFVSDLDEAKKELTERFTRRKNRSQHLGLTIAPSVNCNFSCPYCYEYSECTTMSGEIQRNVAAYIKKELSSACYKSMHVTWYGGEPLLPDCFEAIEYLSEQIISACKKYDISYTSNIITNGYLLDREKAKHLVEWKVALAQVTLDGPKSFHDRSRIHKNGKGTFDRIIGNIKASSDLLRFSIRMNVNEENAASIMELKKILHEEKLLDNKGRVAFYVSPVRSYTSSCQSRDCLSNSSFYKLQLELLKNGINSDGFHVVEEYPTLKESVCTAIASDSYVIGASGELYKCWLDLGRHELSVGQIGREGIEFNERIEKWDDFMPFDEGTECLSCSMLPVCMGGCPELNMRSRNQQENQACCNWKYFLSEHLRFIANAQNLPDDSLSGFTNKR